The nucleotide sequence aattcagcattaaatctttcagctgaagttgtttgtctccttgtaaaaagtgtcagtttgtggcagcatgtctgtaccagcctgtctgcttctgtgtctaaagtgctaaagtcttacctgccaacattgatcagctgtttgaacacactgtttacactgatgtcaccatttacactccatttatgaaagaagaaacatggtattgatctaaacatgtcacatgttacaaagacactaaacaggaacaatataggctacttctttgtctccagactcccttaacaaatgtgtcagtttagtgagttgttgagttggagacactttataaactctgtgaaactctgtctctgactgaatttacaagaaggtccaaataatgcagaatgagttgATGTTCTatatgaacttctttctgtctttgtgtagaAACTGTCTGTCGCAGGTTGATGTCAGCTGTGATCAGGTCCCAGTCtaaatgtatctgtgtgtttagGCGGAGGAGGGNNNNNNNNNNNNNNNNNNNNNNNNNNNNNNNNNNNNNNNNNNNNNNNNNNNNNNNNNNNNNNNNNNNNNNNNNNNNNNNNNNNNNNNNNNNNNNNNNNNNNNNNNNNNNNNNNNNNNNNNNNNNNNNNNNNNNNNNNNNNNNNNNNNNNNNNNNNNNNNNNNNNNNNNNNNNNNNNNNNNNNNNNNNNNNNNNNNNNNNNNNNNNNNNNNNNNNNNNNNNNNNNNNNNNNNNNNNNNNNNNNNNNNNNNNNNNNNNNNNNNNNNNNNNNNNNNNNNNNNNNNNNNNNNNNNNNNNNNNNNNNNNNNNNNNNNNNNNNNNNNNNNNNNNNNNNNNNNNNNNNNNNNNNNNNNNNNNNNNNNNNNNNNNNNNNNNNNNNNNNNNNNNNNNNNNNNNNNNNNNNNNNNNNNNNNNNNNNNNNNNNNNNNNNNNNNNNNNNNNNNNNNNNNNNNNNNNNNNNNNNNNNNNNNNNNNNNNNNNNNNNNNNNNNNNNNNNNNNNNNcgaggaggaggagaagaagaaaaagaaacacatgaaggaggaggtgaaTGTTCatatgacagcaggtgtgactGATGCTGCTGGAAGGGTCAGATacttacctgtgtgtgtgtgtgtgtgtgtgtgtgtgtgtgtgtgtgtgtgtgtgtgtgtggtgtgtgtgtgtgtgtgtgtgtgtgtgtgtggtgtgtgtgtgtgtgtgtcagcctgATGAAGAGCCGGATCCAGAGGAGAGAGATCacttcctgcagcagctctacAAGTTCATGGAGGACCGAGGTGAGACGTCCTGTTTCTACTCCTCCTGTTACAGCTGCTATGAGTGAGCGAATCGTTGGCAGGACGCCTGTTTTTCTTGCAGAGATTATCAGGCAGCATGCTTCTGTCTTGTTAGCATTGTTGCTAATAGCTGCCTCAGAgctttcaaactgagctttatTGACAGTTGTCAACAGCCAGGACGGACGGCCAACAGCTGTTTTTCCATGTACAGTGTGAGCGCTCGGTGAGGTTGTGGCTTGATGATATACTCGTACAGTATGAGACATTTCTACAATGGTACAGTGTTCGCAGCTATACATCAAGTAGAAGAGGACACATCAGTGTCAGTAGACAGGAAGTGTAGAGCGAGGACAGATTGTCACCTGGTTCATCCATCATGGTGGGCATTGTCTCTCAGGTAGAGAATGGGTCACAGAATATACCTGGTCAGACCGCGCAAGtaaagtgtatgtgtgggaaaaACTGTCAGTGTATATGAATGTATACAGTGGATGAACAAATCAAATGCTGTCTCTGTGCTTCTCCATCAGGGACTCCCATCAACAAGCCTCCAGTGTTGGGTTATAAGGACCTGAACCTGTTCAAGCTCTTCAGACTGGTGTACCACCTGGGAGGCTGCCACAAGGTGAGAGCTGACTGTAAAGTGTGACATCACCGTGGATcagaaaacatgtattttgcTCTCATGTCTGAAGGATTCTGTTATCACCATATTTGGTCACACAGCGTGATGCAGCTGGAGGATGGAGTCTGGTTACCATGGAGACCGATGACACTTGCTGAATGGTTGCTCTTCACTGTAAAAAGATTGATGTGATCAGTTTGTTCACACTTATTGATTGGTGTAAATATCCTCTGAGCTCACTGAAAATCATATTTTTAAGAGGCGGGGCCTACGTACATGATTTATGACATCAGAAATGGTTTGTagccaatcctggtccagcATTCAGTAAGCTGTGTGCTGTGGACTTCACAGTGAAGGAGGAGACGTCCGGTGTCCAGTTGTATCGAAGGAGAAGGAACAGGAGGCATTTTAATGATTTCAGTGTGAAAATGATACTTTTGTTCTGCAGAAACCAGGTGAGACACACCTGTgaccagctctgtgtgtgtgttgtagatTGAGTCTGGGACCGTGTGGAAGCAGGTCTACATGGATCTGGGGATCCCCGTCCTGAACTCTGCTGCGTCCTACAACGTGAAGACGGCCTACAGGAAGTAAGAAAACacacctgctgtgacatcagcacagcctcacctgctgtgacatcagcacagcctcacctgctgtgacatcagCACACCCtcacctgctgtgacatcagCACACCCtcacctgctgtgacatcagCACACCCtcacctgctgtgacatcagCACACCCtcacctgctgtgacatcagCACACCCtcacctgctgtgacatcagCACACCCtcacctgctgtgacatcagCACACCCTCACCTGCTGTAGTCTGCTGTTATTCATGTGGTCACTAGATTCAACACGAGGACGTCTCGTTTATCAAACATCGCctacttttctttattctgacaggaaatgaagaaTAATTTGAAtaacatttgaataattaattatTGATGACCATTAGTTAGTTGTAGCCGGTCTGCGTTGATCTGACAAGCCTAtgatctgtgacatcatcacttcCCATCAGCCCCTGGTTTGTTGACCACGTGCTCTGTCATCAGGTACCTGTATGGATTTGAGGAGTATTGCCGCTCTGCCTCCATCACCTTCAGGACCATCCACCACAACAACCCTCGCCCTCCCACCGTTCCGACCAATCAGAATCAGACGGGGCCGGAGCTGAAAGAGCCCTCCACGCCACCCCTGAAGGTGGGAACTGTGGATGACAAGATGGAGGAGGCGGAGTCAGACAGTGAGAGTGAGAAGGAGGATATGAAGGAGAGACAGTTGTCCCCGAGGGTGAGACACAAACGCTTATTCAAACTTTATTCAACAACTTCACCAAacagtgaaactctcgccaaaaagcaaccgaggcgtTATTTGTGATTTGTATACGAGTGCTCCTCatgcacttttaagatttactgtattttccttttcggttcaaactcattttcagtgggagtgctacgggcacttttacgatagcatcaaaatctctctgtttaaaacagtaagaagtctcgacacaacatgaaactttgctggtagcatcaccagggtctctacacatgaacaccagcactgagaacattgtttgtgtacacagagtttactaaaaagaagctttttgagcagctcatgttagcagtagcatctccagcgtgctgccgtcatggcagacggaaagtgtcgatccccgagtgcgacctgacaggcaggcttGAGGAGGCTCCACCATTACTCTGCTGCCTGTTAGATCATACAGGCAGCAGAGTAATGGTGGAGCCTTcttggtgttttaaaaatggcgaTTTTGCTGTAGCACTTTATTGAAAATTGGCTTGCCAGAAAACGAAACTAAGGTAAATCTTAAcggtgcctctttcatcgttattatgcttttacacgaaggtttgactcatttacattcacaaataaagcctctgttgcattttggtgagtttcttttaaacaaatgtagtgaattaaagagttgttgagttaaaacaaactttctaacgtagtgaaactgtgtgtgtgacagattgtaagtcattgtgtccttgttgtaaattcagcattaaatctttcagctgaagttgtttgtctccttgtaaaaagtgtcagtttgtggcagcatgtctgtaccagcctgtctgcttctgtgtctaaagtgctaaagtcttacctgccaacattgatcagctgtttgaacacactgtttacactgatttcaccatttacactccatttataaaagaagaaacatgttattgatctaaacatgtcacatgttacaaagacactaaacagtaacaatataggctacttctttgtctccagactcccttaacaaatgtgtcagtttagtgagttgttgagttggagacactttataaactctgtgaaactctgtctctgactgaatttacaagaaggtccaaataatgcagaatgagttgATGTTCTatatgaacttctttctgtctttgtgtagaAACTGTCTGTCGCAGGTTGATGTCAGCTGTGATCAGGTCCCAGTCtaaatgtatctgtgtgttttagGGGCGGAGGAGGTGTGTGGGCAGTCAGgtgaagatggagagagagtcGCCCTCCAGaccagagaagagaggaggaggaggaggagaagatatcattgaggagcagagggagaTGAGGAGACGCAGCAACAGAAGAATGGACGACTCGGAGAAAGgctctgaagaagaggatgaggaggatgaagatgaagacgaggaggaggtggagaggaggcgAGGAGTCGGGTGAGACTGGTAGCTTTGATGGTTTATAGGAAAAAACACTGAGTCTGGTTTGGATAGTGAGTTCCTACTCtaactctgtgtgtctgtcaggagtgaggatgaggaggacgaggactcTCTGACGGGGACGAAGGTCAGGGTGAAGTACGGCAGAGGGAAGACTCAGAAGATCTACGAGGCTCACATCAAGAAGACTGACGTGGATAACGGAGAACAGTTCTACCTGGTTCATTACTACGGCTGGAACGTCAGGTCAGTGACGCTGTCTGAAGGTTGGAGCATGATCTATGATGGAGGCGGAGCCTGTCCTGACTCAGGTGTGTCTGATCCACAGGTACGATGAGTGGGTGAAGGCTGACAGGATCATCTGGCCCGTGGAGAAAGGAACCaagaagaggcagaggaagaaggtGAAGGTGAGCGCGCGTGTGACGGGCGTGTGACGGGCGTGTGGGGGGCGGGACTTGCTCCTCCTCCAGTGATGATGCTGAGAAAAGTTTCACATTCTGGAGtgaagtgatgtcacttcctctcGGCTGTCTGATGAGAGCTTGACAAGCTTCACTGGCCAATCATTCGCAGGGGTCAGGGGTGGGCGGGGTCAGTTTGATTGATGACTGACTGATGTCATCAGCTGCTATTTCTCTTTCTGCTCCTCGTTCTTGTTCAACTCTGTGTGAACTCGTGTCTCACCGTCTCCGTCTGTCTCAGCAGAACAAAGAGAAGGACGAGTCTGAGAAGGAGAGGGACAAAGATGAGGAGAAGACTCCCAAACCTACCGGAGTGAAGCGTGGTCGTCCTCAGATCAGGACCACACCCACCGGCTCAGCAGGACGCAGCGTCTCCAAAACACCCAGCAACGAGGGACGCTCAAACGGCAGGAGGACGGAGACGCCGTCCAACATGGCCAATGGAGACAGTAAGATTCACTGAGCGCGCTCAGCAGATCAGTCAGCTGGTTCTCAAACAGGATGTTTTGTTTATCTGACATGTgactcctcccctctctgtagACACGCCTCGCAGGAGAACCAGGAGGACGTCGGGCATGTATGACTCCGACCGAGCGTCCAATGGTGAGAACACGCCCACTTCCTGTTGATATTTCCTGTCATTGGTCAGATTACTAACAGTCCGCTGTGTCCCAGCAGATCAGTCTGGGAGCTCATCAGAGGACAGCGAATCAGAAGACCCGCCTGACAAGAAGCCGTCACCATGGCGAGGGAGGAGTGAAGCCCCGCcctgccaggaggaggaggaagaggaggaggaggaggaggaggaggaggaggacgatgagGAGGTGaaacagcagaagcagcagcatgaggaggatgaggaggaggaggaggaggaggaggaggtggaggccattgaggctgctgatgtcacaaAAAACACCAACGACAACGCTGCAGCCACAACAACAGCATCTCAGATGCCCACCGCCACTGCGCCGCCATGTCCCAGCATGCCTCAGGAAAAAGCCGACAAAGTCCtgagccaatcagagaagaAGGAGGCAGAGCAGGGGGAGGAGCCTGCCGGGGAGGCTGCCATGCTGCCTGTTCAGCTGGACAAGGAGAACAAAATGTCTCCAGAACGAGTAACGTCTACTGGACAGGAAGTGCTGAGACGGACGTCCCCCAACAGGATGTCTCCTCAGGCCGACAAGACGAACAAGATGTctcccgccgccgccgctgcagagaaacacaagaTGTCTCCCGCCGCcgctgcagagaaacacaagaTGTCTCCCGCCGCcgctgcagagaaacacaagaTGTCTCCCGCCGCcgctgcagagaaacacaagaTGTCTCCCGCCGCCGCTGCAGACCAACACAAGATGTCTCCTGAGAAGCCGGTGTCGTCGCCCCAGACAGCCCCCACAGACGAGGACCGGtccactcctctctcctcccccagGGTCAAAGGTCGCAGGTCTATCCTCAGGGAGGCGGGCTCTGAGACACCAACCAGAATCCTCCTCTGCAGTCCAGCACCCGCCTCCAGCCCCTCCCACATTGCGGCGCTGTCGTCTCCTCCTCGTGGTGTCTTGAAGAGGCAGGACGAGCCCATGGTGGTTCTCCACTGCCTCCCCAGCCAGCGAATTCCCCCCGAGTCTCCCGCTGACTCGGACACCGACTCTGccaccgaggaggaggaggaggaggagcaggaggaggcggGGTTACCTCAGGAGAGGAGCAGCTCGGTGCTCAAACGTAAAGCGGTGGAGCAGCGAGCCGGAGATAAGAAGCTCCGCCCTGACAGGAAGGAGGAGGTTGCAGCCCTCAAAACGCCGCCTGCTCCTCCCAAGATGGCCGCTGAAGGGTCACCTGTCCGCAGGGCGGAGTCAGATAGGAGGAGCGAAGGAGTGCTGAAGGCAGAGGAGTGGCCCCGCCCAGCTGAAGCGATGCAGAGGGAGGTGTCAGAGGAACGTCCAACGGGTGTAGCCTCCAAAGAGCCAGAGGTGCTTGCTGGAACCACTCCCACAACTGTGGAGGCCCCTGGTCCCGCCCCCACTGAGGAGGCGGAGCCACAGATTGGCCCTGAGGCGCTCGTCTGCCACGAGGTGGACCTAGACGACCCAGACGACAAGGAGAAGCCCTCCCCCACCACCTCCCCGGAGCACCTCCTCCTCATGATGAGGGAACAGCAACCAGCCCCGCCCCCGCTGCCTAACCTCCTCCAcgcctccctcccctccccccacctcccccaGCCTCAGGTCAGGCCGTTTCTGCCCGCCGCCGCTCCCAGCTCCGCCCCTTGCCTTGAGGAGCTCCACCCAGCCAGGAGCGCAgccgaggaggagagaggagcgacgaggggggagcaggagggagaCTCGAGCCCTGGGTTTGACGGCagcgcctcctcctccacctccacctccacctccacctccctgcTGTCACTGCAGGATAACAAGGACAGAGGTGAGAACAGAGTCAGGGTCACTGAAATCAGCTGAAAAATGAATAGAGTTTGGTGTAACTCAGATATGACACTTTGTGTTAAGATCAGAGATGTGCGGCCAATCAGGAGGCAGGATTTTAAtgtcatggctgtgtgtgtgtgtgtgttacctgatTGGTCCGTAGATGTAGACAGTAACCtgtgtgacctttgacccctcaGGTCAGAAGAGGGTGATGGACTGTAACTCGAGTCCAACAGCCAAGAAACAAAAACGCAACCAGAAACGACCACACACACCTGGGAAGGTGGAGAAGAACGGAGCAggtgagtgatgtcactgacAGGTTGGACACTGCTGATAGGCCGAGTTCACCACTGTACATGTCCACTTACACCCAACCACGTCACATGGTCCTCAtcagctgacctctgaccctcagTGCTTCACATGTCAACaacttttaacagggtaaaaaaaaacgatgTTAGAAACGTGATGAGGAGCAGAGCAGGATCCTCTCGATgtcgcgtgtacagaaaagaacaaATCAGTCTCCAAGTTTCATTAACAGAACGTCTGATACAAGTTAGAATATATGTAAAGAGTTTGGATCAGCAGACGAGGCATCACCACCTCCTGTCCACCCTGCTGATCTGAAGAGGACACAAGATGATTAGTAACAGACAGAGGTCAGCAACATGTACAGAATAGATAGgaggacaaaacagaggagagcaaggAGCCAGCGGAGCTCAGGGTGTGATCCAGATCCATCAGGatgtgaggcagcaggagcccggagaggtagatggtcccaggaggaggaggaggaggagggaggaggagggaggaggaggaggaggaagagggaggaggaggaagagggaggagcaggaggagggggaggagggaggaggaggaggaggaggaggaggaggaggaagggagggagggagggaggaggaaggaagggaaggaggaggaggaggaggagggggaggggggaggagcaggagggaggaggaggaggaggaggagggggagggggaggaggaggaggaggaggagggggagggggaggagcaggcaggaggaggaggagcaggaggaggagcaggagggaggagggaggaggagcaggaggaggagcttgtAGGAACAGGAAACAGAATGTGATGTTGATCAGAATCAGCAGATTGTTTGTTGTTGGCACGACGATGTGAAATCTGATACTGTAGGAACtcaccgacccactgaagaagctagCAATCAACATCAAGGACTAATTAAAGGTTTAATCacagaagtgagttttgagtttataTTTAAAGTCGTCAATAGAGCCAGCTGGTCTGAGGTCAGCTGACTTCTTCTGAACCCTGGAACCACCCGGAGCCTGAATCCTGAGCAGGTGGACTGTCAGGTGTAATGAGATCGGACCTGTAGGACGAGGTCGCGTACAGTTCTGTGtgtcagcagcaccttaaagtctgatcttataTGTATcaggagccagtgcagagacgctgtgattggtgtaatatgatcacaTGTTCTGTACGTGTGGAAACTCCAGCTGCAGCATCCAGAACCTCCagaaccatctgaagacttgTAGTGCTCTCACACAGAAGCCCAGAAAATAAGACGAGGACAGTTTCATCACACTTCTTATTTCAACTGATtaaacttttgtcttttttaaatccTCTGTCATCCTCCCCCCGTCTCCTCCCCCCCCGTCCTCCCCCCCGTCTTcccccccctctgtcctcctctgtcctccccctctctgtcctccccctctgtcctccccctcatcctccccctcatcctccccccatcctccccctctgtccccctctgtcctcccctctgtccccccgtcctccccctctgtcctcccctctgtcctccccctctgtcctccccccggtccctccccctctgtccccctctgtccctccccctctctgtcctccccctctgtcctccccccatcctccccctctgtcccccctctgtcctccccctctgtcctccccctctgtcctcccccccCGTCCCTCCCCCCATCCTCCCCCTCTgtccccctctgtcctcccccccaccccctcccccccgtcctccccctctgtcctccccctctGTCCCCACCGTcccccccctctgtcctccaGGTCACAGCAGTGACAGTGAGGATCAGTCTCGAGTGTCTTCGGTGTCTCAGAAGTCTCAGAAGTCTCGTTGTCCCGCTCTGTCGTCTCCGTCCTctcacaaagacaaacacaacttCTCCCCTCAGAGGACGTACAAGTGGACCTTCCAGCTCGGTGAGACACCACGTCTTCATCGCCACACGGTCGCACTGTCATGTGTCAGCACAGTTctaacttcttcttcttcttcttcttcttcttcttcttcttcttcttcttcttcttcttcttcttcttcttcttcttcttcttcttcttcttcttcttcttcttcttcttcttcttcttcttcttcttcttcttcttcttcttcttcttcttcttcttcttcttcttcttcttcttcttctttcttcttcttcttcttcttcttcttcttcttcttcttcttcttcttcttcttcttcttcttcttcttcctcctcagacgaGCTGGACAGTATGTCGAGCACAGAGAGGATCTCCTTCctgcaggagaagctgcaggagaTCAGGAAGTACTACATGACCCTGAAGTCGGAGGTGGCGTCCATCGACAGACGCAGGAAGAGActaaaaaagaaggagagagaaggtAGGAGACGCTCGGCATGCTGGGAAAACACACGGGCAGCCAGACATTAGATAAT is from Sparus aurata chromosome 16, fSpaAur1.1, whole genome shotgun sequence and encodes:
- the arid4a gene encoding AT-rich interactive domain-containing protein 4A isoform X2 translates to MKAADEPAYLTVGTDVSAKYRGAFCEAKIKTVKRLVKVKVTLKGESTSQVVQDDQVKGPLRVGSTVEVKTNEGLSSEAVISKLTDASLYTVVFDDGDEKTLRRTSLCLKGERHFAESETLDQLPLTNPEHFGTPVIGKKSNRGGRRSSQAVADEENESSSSEDEEEDRRRLNDELLGKVCSIENEEEPSSWYLALVVSPSCNDELLVKKDQCLVRAFSDSKFYTVARRHVHVVGSVGIGKSEFSSRRGFEAAQMFLSSREVPDIWKMDMSQILDSSSSDEEEEDEEKESDDDEEGDEEEEKKKKKHMKEEPDEEPDPEERDHFLQQLYKFMEDRGTPINKPPVLGYKDLNLFKLFRLVYHLGGCHKIESGTVWKQVYMDLGIPVLNSAASYNVKTAYRKYLYGFEEYCRSASITFRTIHHNNPRPPTVPTNQNQTGPELKEPSTPPLKVGTVDDKMEEAESDSESEKEDMKERQLSPRGRRRCVGSQVKMERESPSRPEKRGGGGGEDIIEEQREMRRRSNRRMDDSEKGSEEEDEEDEDEDEEEVERRRGVGSEDEEDEDSLTGTKVRVKYGRGKTQKIYEAHIKKTDVDNGEQFYLVHYYGWNVRYDEWVKADRIIWPVEKGTKKRQRKKVKNKEKDESEKERDKDEEKTPKPTGVKRGRPQIRTTPTGSAGRSVSKTPSNEGRSNGRRTETPSNMANGDNTPRRRTRRTSGMYDSDRASNDQSGSSSEDSESEDPPDKKPSPWRGRSEAPPCQEEEEEEEEEEEEEEDDEEVKQQKQQHEEDEEEEEEEEEVEAIEAADVTKNTNDNAAATTTASQMPTATAPPCPSMPQEKADKVLSQSEKKEAEQGEEPAGEAAMLPVQLDKENKMSPERVTSTGQEVLRRTSPNRMSPQADKTNKMSPAAAAAEKHKMSPAAAAEKHKMSPAAAAEKHKMSPAAAAEKHKMSPAAAADQHKMSPEKPVSSPQTAPTDEDRSTPLSSPRVKGRRSILREAGSETPTRILLCSPAPASSPSHIAALSSPPRGVLKRQDEPMVVLHCLPSQRIPPESPADSDTDSATEEEEEEEQEEAGLPQERSSSVLKRKAVEQRAGDKKLRPDRKEEVAALKTPPAPPKMAAEGSPVRRAESDRRSEGVLKAEEWPRPAEAMQREVSEERPTGVASKEPEVLAGTTPTTVEAPGPAPTEEAEPQIGPEALVCHEVDLDDPDDKEKPSPTTSPEHLLLMMREQQPAPPPLPNLLHASLPSPHLPQPQVRPFLPAAAPSSAPCLEELHPARSAAEEERGATRGEQEGDSSPGFDGSASSSTSTSTSTSLLSLQDNKDRGQKRVMDCNSSPTAKKQKRNQKRPHTPGKVEKNGAGHSSDSEDQSRVSSVSQKSQKSRCPALSSPSSHKDKHNFSPQRTYKWTFQLDELDSMSSTERISFLQEKLQEIRKYYMTLKSEVASIDRRRKRLKKKEREVSNTTASTSSGSSDTAMSPSSASPTQNTVAVECR